Proteins encoded within one genomic window of Sphingomonas cannabina:
- a CDS encoding alpha/beta hydrolase family protein, protein MTYLTWPDLTGRPRPEPDATVAYGPDRMQKVDVWLPQGRGPFSTVLMVHGGCWTTSIADRKLMNWIAGDLRDHGMAVWNIDYRGVDRDGGGYPGTFLDAGAAADRLRLDAAGFDLDTRRIVAVGHSAGGHLALWLAARPKLPASSPLAAPDPIRIDHVIALGALPDLELTAARPDNGCGVEVIGELVGAPTAARPDVYADTSIPRLLPIGVPHDLVNGNQDRIVPFDFATRYLDNARRAGDQVSLNAVDRTGHVELIAPESRAWALARGLIEAALRR, encoded by the coding sequence ATGACCTATCTCACCTGGCCGGACCTCACCGGCCGCCCCCGCCCGGAACCCGACGCGACCGTCGCCTATGGGCCGGACCGGATGCAGAAGGTCGACGTGTGGCTGCCGCAGGGCCGCGGCCCCTTCTCGACCGTGCTGATGGTGCACGGCGGCTGCTGGACCACCTCGATCGCCGATCGCAAACTGATGAACTGGATCGCAGGGGACCTGCGCGACCACGGCATGGCGGTGTGGAACATCGACTATCGCGGCGTCGACCGCGATGGCGGCGGCTATCCCGGCACCTTTCTGGATGCAGGCGCGGCCGCGGATCGGCTTCGTCTCGATGCAGCCGGCTTCGATCTCGACACGCGACGCATCGTCGCCGTCGGCCATTCGGCAGGCGGCCATCTCGCCCTATGGCTGGCGGCGCGGCCGAAGCTGCCGGCGAGCAGTCCGCTGGCAGCGCCCGACCCGATCCGCATCGATCATGTGATCGCGCTCGGCGCGCTTCCGGACCTCGAACTCACCGCTGCTCGACCCGATAACGGCTGCGGTGTCGAGGTGATCGGCGAACTGGTCGGGGCTCCGACGGCCGCGCGGCCGGACGTCTATGCCGACACCTCGATCCCGCGCCTGCTGCCGATCGGGGTGCCGCATGACCTGGTCAACGGCAACCAGGACCGGATCGTCCCGTTCGACTTCGCCACCCGCTATCTCGACAACGCCCGCCGCGCTGGCGACCAGGTGTCGCTGAACGCCGTCGACCGCACCGGCCACGTCGAGCTGATCGCTCCCGAAAGCCGTGCATGGGCGCTGGCGCGAGGGCTGATCGAGGCGGCGCTCCGGCGCTGA
- the gcvA gene encoding transcriptional regulator GcvA yields the protein MRQLPPLSAVRVFEAAARHENFTSAANELGMTQAAVSYQIKLLEERLGVPLFRREKKRVVLTDAGRRAIPQVTRAFDALDAAFAGIRAEDEALLTISTSNTFANTWLAWRLGGFQMAHPDMAVRLLTSDALVDFAADETDVAIRAGRGGWEGLHEEKLLPIDFTPMCNPDFLAKHGGRIEACDLLRLPLISPHDPWWPYWLREAGVEVPDSLPRPGVRLDSQAHEGHAAMAGQGVAMLTPFFWRHDLAEGRLVRLFDQVSTRGYAYWLVFPEHRRSVPKIKRFREWLIRELANANPPTTVVARI from the coding sequence ATGCGCCAGCTTCCGCCGCTCTCTGCCGTTCGCGTATTCGAGGCTGCAGCACGGCATGAGAATTTCACAAGTGCTGCCAATGAGTTGGGCATGACCCAGGCCGCGGTCAGCTATCAGATCAAGCTGCTCGAGGAGCGGCTCGGCGTACCGCTGTTCCGGCGCGAGAAGAAACGGGTGGTGCTGACGGACGCCGGCCGCCGCGCGATCCCGCAGGTTACGCGCGCCTTCGACGCGCTCGATGCCGCCTTCGCCGGCATCCGCGCCGAGGACGAGGCGCTGCTGACGATCTCCACGTCCAATACTTTCGCCAACACCTGGCTGGCGTGGCGGCTCGGTGGCTTCCAGATGGCGCATCCCGACATGGCGGTGCGGCTGCTCACCAGCGATGCGCTGGTCGATTTCGCCGCCGACGAGACCGATGTCGCGATCCGCGCCGGCCGCGGCGGCTGGGAAGGACTGCACGAGGAGAAGCTGCTGCCGATCGACTTCACGCCGATGTGCAATCCCGATTTCCTTGCCAAGCACGGCGGCCGGATCGAGGCGTGCGACCTGCTGCGGCTCCCGCTGATCAGCCCGCACGATCCCTGGTGGCCCTATTGGCTACGTGAAGCCGGGGTGGAAGTGCCGGACAGTCTGCCGCGCCCCGGCGTCCGCCTCGATTCCCAGGCGCACGAAGGTCATGCCGCAATGGCGGGGCAGGGGGTAGCGATGCTGACACCCTTCTTCTGGCGGCATGACCTTGCCGAGGGGCGGCTGGTGCGATTGTTCGACCAGGTCTCGACGCGGGGTTATGCCTATTGGCTGGTGTTTCCGGAGCATCGTCGCAGCGTGCCCAAGATCAAGCGTTTCCGCGAATGGCTGATCCGCGAGCTCGCCAATGCGAACCCGCCGACGACGGTGGTGGCACGCATCTAA
- a CDS encoding nuclear transport factor 2 family protein: protein MEASVRKLFARYESAFNRALGGDIDMDAVAALYAPEFIAASPAGVMAGKNDDRLKEVMAQGYARYRAIGTKDMRIRNVRVSPMDGHHCVAHVAWTAIYAREDRPDVAIDFDVHYFVQKLDGEPKVFGWVSGDEQALLRKHGIT, encoded by the coding sequence ATGGAAGCGAGCGTAAGGAAGCTCTTCGCGCGATACGAGAGCGCGTTCAATCGGGCCCTCGGCGGCGACATCGACATGGATGCGGTTGCGGCACTCTATGCGCCGGAGTTCATAGCGGCCTCGCCCGCCGGAGTGATGGCCGGAAAGAATGACGACCGGCTCAAGGAGGTCATGGCGCAAGGCTATGCGCGCTATCGGGCGATCGGGACGAAGGATATGCGGATACGCAATGTCCGCGTCTCTCCGATGGACGGCCATCACTGCGTCGCCCATGTCGCCTGGACGGCCATCTATGCTCGCGAGGATCGGCCGGACGTCGCGATCGATTTCGATGTTCACTATTTCGTCCAGAAGCTGGACGGCGAGCCAAAGGTTTTCGGCTGGGTGTCGGGCGATGAACAGGCGCTTCTGAGGAAGCACGGCATCACCTGA
- a CDS encoding UrcA family protein — translation MFRLILPAMLVLASSPFPAVAQGAQRDAHVAYRDLDLATPAGVTELDRRIKRAIKAMCPADDSAELARKAIVKRCHRVLTAAVAGQRAQAIASAARSGPVVAAR, via the coding sequence ATGTTCAGACTGATCCTGCCGGCGATGCTCGTACTCGCCAGCTCCCCCTTCCCCGCTGTCGCGCAAGGTGCGCAGCGCGATGCCCATGTCGCCTATCGCGATCTCGATCTCGCCACACCCGCCGGCGTTACCGAGCTCGACCGTCGGATCAAACGGGCGATCAAGGCGATGTGCCCAGCCGACGATAGCGCCGAGCTGGCGCGCAAGGCGATCGTCAAACGCTGCCATCGAGTCCTTACGGCTGCCGTCGCCGGCCAGCGCGCCCAGGCGATCGCGAGCGCGGCGCGCTCGGGACCGGTTGTAGCGGCACGTTGA
- a CDS encoding LysR substrate-binding domain-containing protein — MHNLPPLAAVRVFEAAARHENFSRAAEELGMTQAAVSYQMKVLEERLGAPLFTRRGRGMALTDLGRRIAPQVTGAFTALGEAFAVARSENAAVLSITAPRTIATNWLAGRLGNFQLEHPDLAVRLHISDELVELAASEFDVAIRGAPAPWPGLASHFLMRMPVTPLASPAFLARHRLERPSDLFDVPRISPEDDWWDLWFETLEDVTLDSRTHSGVRFGSQVLDGSAAIAGHGVAILSPPMFQQAIDAGLLVQPFAHIANYRNGFWLLYPEGKRNLTKVRAFRDWLLDAVREAAGDDPMGILVPLDAP, encoded by the coding sequence ATGCACAACCTGCCGCCGCTCGCCGCCGTCCGCGTGTTCGAGGCGGCCGCGCGCCACGAGAACTTCAGCCGCGCCGCGGAGGAGCTGGGCATGACGCAGGCGGCGGTCAGCTATCAGATGAAGGTGCTCGAGGAGCGGCTGGGCGCGCCGCTCTTCACGCGTCGCGGGCGCGGCATGGCGCTGACCGACCTCGGCCGCCGGATCGCGCCGCAGGTGACGGGCGCCTTCACCGCGCTCGGCGAGGCGTTCGCGGTCGCGCGCTCGGAGAATGCGGCGGTGCTGTCGATCACCGCGCCGCGCACGATCGCGACCAACTGGCTGGCCGGCCGGCTCGGCAACTTTCAGCTGGAGCATCCCGATCTCGCGGTACGGCTGCACATCTCGGACGAGCTGGTCGAGCTGGCCGCCAGCGAATTCGACGTCGCCATCCGCGGCGCTCCCGCGCCCTGGCCCGGACTGGCTTCGCATTTCCTGATGCGCATGCCGGTGACGCCGCTGGCCAGCCCTGCGTTTCTCGCGCGCCATCGGCTGGAGCGGCCGTCGGACCTGTTCGATGTGCCGCGCATCTCGCCCGAGGATGATTGGTGGGACTTATGGTTCGAGACGCTGGAGGACGTGACGCTCGACAGCCGCACCCATTCCGGGGTCCGCTTCGGTTCGCAGGTGCTGGACGGCAGCGCCGCGATCGCCGGCCATGGCGTCGCGATTCTGAGCCCGCCCATGTTTCAGCAGGCGATCGACGCCGGACTGCTCGTCCAGCCGTTCGCCCATATCGCCAACTATCGCAACGGCTTTTGGCTGCTCTATCCCGAGGGCAAGCGCAATCTGACGAAGGTCCGCGCGTTTCGCGATTGGCTGCTCGATGCGGTACGAGAGGCGGCGGGCGACGATCCGATGGGCATCTTGGTCCCGCTCGACGCGCCGTGA
- the parC gene encoding DNA topoisomerase IV subunit A yields MATDFQDPFNQIVDAPFDSALSDRYLVYALSTITARSLPDVRDGLKPVHRRLLWAMRLLRLDPDAGYKKCARVVGDVIGKYHPHGEGSVYDAMVRLAQTFATRYPLVDGQGNFGNIDGDNAAAYRYTEARLTQVAIDLMDGLDEDAVDFRPTYNGEELEPELFPGLFPNLLANGAQGIAVGMATSIPPHNAAELIDAAVALIDNRHANVLDYVKGPDFPTGGICVDSQAAIAEAYATGRGSFRVRARTTIEREKGGGWQLVVSEIPYGVQKGKLIEGIAALINEKKLPILADVRDESDEAVRIVLEPRARTVDPDTLAESLYRLSDLEVRVPLNLNVLDARRTPRVMSLSEALQSWVEHCFIVLRRRSEHRLGKIADRIELLDGYLIAYLNLDRVIEIIRTEDEPKPVMIAEFGLTDRQAEAILNMRLRSLRRLEEMQIRGERDTLDKERGELELLLSSDARQRTRMKRDLAKLRERYSPETALGARRTTIEEAAPARDIPLEAMIEREPITVILSQRGWVRAMKGHVELASADALKFREGDGPFLAFHAQTTDKLLLAADSGRFYTLAADKLPGGRGFGEPVRLMIDLDGDAGIVALLPATRAEKLLVAASDGRGFVVKAADTIAETRKGKTVVTPRAGAKLKVVRPVGPEDDYVGVVGDNRKLLVFPLAEVAELARGQGVQLQRYRDGGLSDVTTFRFAAGLSWTMGGDGGRTRTETDLTQWRAARGAAGRMPPTGFPRDNRF; encoded by the coding sequence ATGGCCACCGATTTCCAGGACCCCTTCAATCAGATCGTCGATGCCCCCTTCGACAGCGCCCTGTCCGATCGCTACCTCGTCTACGCGCTGTCGACGATCACCGCGCGGTCGCTGCCGGATGTCCGCGACGGGCTGAAGCCGGTCCACCGGCGCCTGCTTTGGGCGATGCGGCTGCTGCGGCTCGACCCCGACGCCGGCTACAAGAAATGCGCGCGCGTGGTCGGCGACGTGATCGGCAAATATCATCCCCATGGTGAGGGTTCCGTCTACGACGCGATGGTCCGCCTCGCGCAGACCTTCGCCACCCGTTACCCGCTGGTCGACGGGCAGGGCAATTTCGGCAACATCGACGGCGATAACGCCGCTGCCTATCGCTACACCGAAGCCCGCCTGACCCAGGTCGCGATCGATCTGATGGACGGCCTCGATGAGGACGCCGTCGACTTCCGCCCGACCTACAACGGCGAGGAGCTGGAGCCGGAGCTGTTCCCGGGCCTGTTCCCCAACCTGCTCGCCAACGGCGCGCAGGGCATCGCGGTCGGCATGGCGACCAGCATCCCGCCGCACAACGCCGCCGAGCTGATCGACGCAGCGGTCGCGCTGATCGACAACCGCCACGCCAACGTCCTGGACTATGTGAAGGGGCCGGACTTCCCGACCGGCGGCATCTGCGTCGACAGCCAAGCGGCGATCGCCGAGGCCTATGCCACCGGCCGCGGCAGCTTCCGCGTCCGCGCCCGCACCACGATCGAGCGCGAGAAGGGGGGCGGGTGGCAGCTCGTTGTCAGCGAGATCCCCTACGGCGTGCAGAAGGGCAAGCTGATCGAGGGCATCGCTGCGCTCATCAACGAGAAGAAGCTGCCGATCCTCGCCGACGTGCGCGACGAATCCGACGAGGCGGTGCGCATCGTCCTGGAGCCGCGCGCGCGCACTGTCGATCCGGATACGCTGGCGGAGAGCCTCTATCGTCTCTCCGACCTCGAGGTGCGCGTGCCGCTCAACCTCAACGTGCTGGACGCGCGCCGCACGCCGCGGGTGATGAGCCTGTCGGAGGCGTTGCAGAGCTGGGTCGAGCATTGCTTCATCGTGCTGCGCCGCCGCTCGGAGCATCGGCTCGGCAAGATCGCCGACCGGATCGAGCTGCTCGACGGCTACCTCATCGCCTATCTGAACCTCGATCGCGTGATCGAGATCATCCGCACCGAGGACGAGCCCAAGCCGGTGATGATCGCCGAGTTCGGCCTCACCGACCGCCAGGCGGAGGCGATCCTCAACATGCGCCTGCGCAGCCTGCGCCGCCTCGAGGAGATGCAGATTCGCGGCGAGCGAGATACACTCGACAAGGAACGGGGCGAGCTCGAGCTGCTGCTGTCGTCCGACGCCCGCCAGCGCACGCGCATGAAGCGCGACCTCGCCAAGCTCCGCGAGCGCTATAGCCCCGAGACCGCGCTCGGCGCGCGCCGCACCACGATCGAGGAAGCCGCGCCGGCGCGCGACATCCCGCTGGAGGCGATGATCGAACGCGAGCCGATCACCGTGATCCTCTCCCAGCGCGGCTGGGTCCGCGCGATGAAGGGGCATGTCGAGCTCGCCTCCGCCGACGCGCTCAAGTTCCGCGAGGGCGATGGGCCGTTCCTCGCTTTCCATGCCCAGACCACGGACAAGCTGCTGCTCGCGGCCGACAGCGGGCGCTTCTATACGCTCGCTGCCGACAAGCTGCCCGGCGGGCGCGGGTTCGGCGAGCCGGTGCGGCTGATGATCGACCTCGACGGCGATGCGGGGATCGTCGCGCTGCTTCCCGCCACGCGCGCCGAGAAGCTGCTGGTCGCCGCGAGCGACGGACGCGGCTTCGTGGTGAAGGCGGCCGACACGATCGCTGAGACCCGCAAGGGCAAAACGGTGGTGACGCCCCGCGCCGGGGCCAAGCTCAAGGTGGTGCGCCCGGTCGGACCGGAAGACGACTATGTCGGCGTGGTCGGCGACAACCGCAAGCTGCTGGTGTTCCCGCTCGCCGAAGTGGCCGAGCTGGCGCGCGGGCAGGGGGTGCAGCTCCAGCGCTACCGCGACGGCGGTCTGTCGGACGTCACCACCTTCCGCTTCGCTGCCGGCCTCAGCTGGACGATGGGCGGCGATGGCGGGCGGACACGTACTGAAACCGATCTGACGCAATGGCGTGCGGCACGCGGCGCGGCGGGACGGATGCCGCCAACTGGCTTCCCCCGCGACAACCGCTTCTGA
- a CDS encoding putative bifunctional diguanylate cyclase/phosphodiesterase produces MIFRKARPITTLAPAPLAVADDVPQVGPRTSAAIIDLMPIPAAVVEWVDGAFAFEAVNRAFRRAGLGATAEQSPVIRLLGARILQFLESDETHLEFAWQFGEAIDARYFRVMIARRAALRHVKRCLVSLVDQTGEQRTETSLRREMLSDSLTGLPNRGGFGDELESRITEETRAGHAVMIVNLDRFSRVNACMGSLAGDELLISVARRIKGALRGSDMLARIGGDEFGILIAVDDGARDALQVAARIHAALSAPFRLSDFEIHIDCAIGIALGHDELAESEDLIRHAQFAVKRAKKTGRTEIYQDSAFDIVRTQFSIETELRRAVENGELRLSFQPICDLASGRIVSFESLARWTLRDGTEVKPSDFIPVAEESGLIVPLGRWAMGEAARTLAEWDRAAGGHCRVNVAVNLSAIQLQRDQVAPMVQAALDGHGVAGERMTLELTESAIVSDPDRIAATMHALKGLGTTLAMDDFGTGYSNLAYLQKLPIDVLKIDRSFVTGMLADRDKVAIVRAILSLAQALGMRTTAEGIESNELAQTLAALGCCYGQGYLYSRPLEKDAAYALLAERSA; encoded by the coding sequence ATGATCTTTCGTAAGGCGCGCCCGATCACCACGCTCGCTCCGGCGCCGCTCGCGGTTGCCGACGATGTTCCGCAGGTCGGGCCGCGGACGAGCGCTGCGATCATCGACCTGATGCCCATTCCCGCCGCCGTGGTGGAGTGGGTCGATGGCGCCTTTGCCTTCGAGGCGGTCAATCGTGCCTTCCGCAGAGCCGGCCTCGGCGCGACGGCTGAGCAGTCGCCGGTGATCCGCCTGCTTGGGGCGCGAATCCTCCAGTTCCTCGAATCCGACGAGACGCATCTCGAATTCGCGTGGCAGTTCGGCGAGGCGATCGATGCGCGCTATTTCCGCGTGATGATCGCGCGCCGCGCGGCACTCCGTCACGTCAAGCGCTGCCTGGTGAGCCTCGTTGACCAGACCGGTGAGCAGCGCACCGAAACCAGCCTCCGGCGCGAGATGCTGTCGGACAGCCTCACCGGCCTGCCCAACCGCGGCGGCTTCGGCGACGAGCTCGAGAGCCGCATTACCGAGGAGACGCGCGCCGGACATGCGGTGATGATCGTCAATCTCGACCGCTTCAGCCGCGTCAACGCCTGCATGGGCAGCCTGGCCGGCGACGAGCTGCTGATCTCGGTCGCGCGGCGGATCAAGGGCGCGCTGCGGGGCAGCGACATGCTCGCGCGGATCGGCGGCGATGAGTTCGGCATCCTGATCGCGGTCGACGACGGAGCCCGCGATGCGCTCCAGGTCGCCGCCCGCATCCATGCCGCGCTGTCGGCGCCGTTCCGCCTCTCCGATTTCGAGATCCATATCGACTGTGCGATCGGCATCGCGCTCGGCCATGACGAGCTTGCCGAGTCGGAGGACCTGATCCGCCACGCCCAGTTCGCGGTGAAGCGCGCGAAGAAGACGGGACGCACCGAAATCTATCAGGATTCGGCGTTCGACATCGTCCGCACCCAGTTCAGCATCGAGACCGAACTGCGCCGCGCGGTCGAGAATGGGGAGCTTCGCCTGAGCTTCCAGCCGATCTGCGACCTGGCGAGCGGGCGGATCGTGTCGTTCGAATCGCTGGCGCGCTGGACATTGCGCGACGGAACCGAGGTGAAGCCGTCCGATTTCATTCCGGTCGCCGAGGAATCCGGCCTGATCGTGCCGCTCGGCCGCTGGGCGATGGGCGAGGCGGCCCGTACACTCGCCGAATGGGACCGCGCCGCCGGTGGTCATTGCCGGGTCAACGTTGCGGTCAACCTGTCGGCGATCCAGCTCCAGCGCGACCAGGTGGCGCCGATGGTGCAGGCGGCGCTCGACGGTCACGGCGTTGCGGGCGAGCGGATGACGCTCGAGCTCACCGAAAGCGCGATCGTCAGCGATCCCGACCGGATCGCCGCCACGATGCATGCGCTGAAGGGGCTCGGCACCACGCTAGCCATGGACGATTTCGGCACTGGCTATTCCAACCTCGCTTATCTCCAGAAGCTGCCGATCGACGTGCTCAAGATCGATCGCAGCTTCGTGACCGGGATGCTCGCCGATCGCGACAAGGTGGCGATCGTCCGCGCGATCCTGAGCCTCGCTCAGGCGCTCGGGATGCGCACGACGGCGGAGGGCATCGAGAGCAATGAACTCGCCCAGACGCTTGCCGCGCTCGGCTGCTGCTACGGCCAGGGCTATCTCTATTCGCGGCCGCTCGAGAAGGACGCGGCCTACGCGCTGCTCGCCGAGCGCAGCGCCTGA
- a CDS encoding CCA tRNA nucleotidyltransferase has protein sequence MVTLPDAEWRDRAGLDRLAEVLGAGEGMARFVGGAVRDALLGIPVADLDVATRHAPATVIDLLRRAGIKAVPTGIDHGTVTAVIESGPVEVTTLRRDVSTDGRRATVAFTDDWREDAARRDFTINALYADPATGEVFDYFGGLADLEARRIRFIGDPLQRIAEDHLRILRFFRFLARFGDAPDAAGLEACAARANDLMALSRERIRDELLKLLAARDAVRVVRLMLDRGILKPVLPEIVSADRLEALASREDAAGITPAPLRRLVALLPAEAVEEVGARLKLSNAERKRIVSAAQPAGDRGVYELAYRLGTEGAVDRLLLSDRPVEEVCTAAAWSPPALPITGGALVARGLRRGPEVARVLREIENRWIAEDFPDAARVDVIAEEAVAQALRSASSA, from the coding sequence ATGGTGACGCTGCCGGATGCGGAATGGCGCGATCGCGCCGGGCTCGACCGCCTTGCCGAGGTGCTCGGCGCCGGCGAAGGCATGGCGCGCTTCGTCGGCGGCGCGGTGCGCGACGCATTGCTGGGGATACCGGTCGCGGACCTCGACGTCGCCACCCGTCACGCGCCGGCGACGGTGATCGATCTCCTCCGCCGCGCCGGAATCAAGGCGGTGCCGACCGGCATCGATCACGGCACCGTCACCGCGGTGATCGAGAGCGGCCCGGTCGAGGTGACGACACTGCGCCGCGACGTCTCGACCGACGGACGCCGCGCGACCGTCGCCTTCACCGACGACTGGCGCGAGGATGCGGCGCGGCGCGATTTCACCATCAACGCGCTCTACGCCGATCCCGCGACCGGCGAGGTGTTCGACTATTTCGGCGGGCTCGCCGATCTGGAGGCGCGCCGCATCCGTTTCATCGGCGATCCGCTCCAGCGCATTGCCGAGGATCACCTGCGCATCCTGCGCTTCTTCCGCTTCCTCGCCCGCTTCGGTGATGCGCCCGATGCGGCCGGGCTGGAGGCCTGCGCTGCGCGCGCCAATGACCTGATGGCGCTGTCGCGTGAACGCATCCGCGACGAGTTGCTCAAGCTGCTTGCCGCGCGCGACGCGGTGCGGGTCGTGCGGCTGATGCTGGATCGCGGCATATTGAAGCCGGTGCTGCCGGAGATCGTCTCGGCCGACCGGCTGGAGGCGCTGGCCTCACGCGAAGATGCCGCCGGCATCACGCCGGCGCCCCTCCGCCGTCTGGTCGCACTGCTGCCCGCCGAGGCGGTCGAGGAGGTCGGGGCGCGGCTCAAGCTCTCCAATGCCGAGCGCAAGCGGATCGTCTCTGCCGCGCAGCCGGCCGGCGACCGCGGCGTGTATGAACTTGCCTACCGCCTCGGCACCGAAGGGGCGGTCGACCGGCTGCTGCTGTCGGACCGTCCGGTCGAGGAGGTGTGCACCGCCGCCGCCTGGAGCCCGCCGGCGCTGCCGATCACCGGCGGAGCGCTGGTCGCGCGCGGACTGCGCCGCGGGCCGGAGGTCGCCCGCGTGCTGCGCGAGATCGAGAACCGCTGGATCGCCGAGGACTTCCCCGATGCGGCACGGGTCGACGTGATCGCCGAAGAAGCGGTCGCTCAGGCGCTGCGCTCGGCGAGCAGCGCGTAG
- a CDS encoding CoA pyrophosphatase codes for MTLVERLTAALEAGNRMMPELLTGDLGGLELDQAPRHAEAAVLIAVTDRPEPGVILTQRTETLRRHAGQVAFPGGRIDPGDDGPVAAALREAEEEIALSPRSVTVIGPVDRYRTVTGYEVTPVLGVVAPDLPLVAAEAEVADVFEVPLAFLLDPANQHETSQVWQGRERHYYQIDWNGRRIWGATAAMLVNLSRRLAW; via the coding sequence ATGACCCTGGTCGAGCGGCTGACGGCCGCGCTGGAGGCGGGCAACCGCATGATGCCCGAGCTGCTGACCGGCGATCTGGGGGGGCTGGAGCTCGACCAGGCACCGCGTCATGCCGAGGCGGCAGTGCTGATCGCGGTCACCGACCGGCCGGAGCCGGGCGTGATCCTTACCCAGCGCACCGAGACGCTGCGTCGCCACGCCGGCCAGGTCGCCTTCCCCGGCGGCCGGATCGATCCCGGCGACGACGGCCCGGTCGCCGCGGCGCTGCGCGAGGCGGAGGAGGAGATCGCGCTGTCTCCTCGATCGGTGACGGTGATCGGTCCGGTCGACCGCTATCGCACCGTTACCGGTTATGAAGTGACGCCCGTGCTCGGCGTGGTCGCGCCGGACCTGCCACTCGTTGCCGCCGAGGCGGAGGTCGCCGACGTGTTCGAAGTCCCCCTCGCCTTCCTGCTCGATCCCGCCAACCAGCACGAGACCAGCCAGGTCTGGCAGGGGCGCGAGCGGCATTATTATCAGATCGACTGGAACGGTCGCCGCATCTGGGGCGCGACCGCGGCGATGCTGGTCAATTTGTCGCGGCGGTTGGCATGGTGA
- a CDS encoding DUF1285 domain-containing protein — MPMEPPPDLASLSLAEIADLAARRKLPPVEQWNPGHCGDSEMRIARDGTWYHQGSPIGRAAMVRLFSTILRREPDGGYVLVTPVEKLDIAVEDAPFVAVELKAEGRGRDMRLAFRLNTDELVAAGPEHPLRFEAHDEGPRPYLHVRGGLEALVARPVYYELAEIALAGDADPPGLWSDGAFFPLEPV; from the coding sequence ATGCCGATGGAGCCGCCGCCCGACCTCGCTTCGCTGAGCCTCGCCGAGATCGCCGACCTCGCCGCGCGACGGAAGCTTCCGCCGGTCGAGCAGTGGAATCCCGGCCATTGCGGCGACAGCGAGATGCGGATCGCGCGTGACGGCACCTGGTATCACCAGGGCTCGCCGATCGGGCGAGCGGCGATGGTGCGGCTGTTCTCGACCATCCTCAGGCGCGAGCCGGATGGCGGCTATGTGCTGGTGACACCGGTCGAGAAGCTCGACATCGCAGTCGAGGATGCGCCGTTCGTCGCGGTCGAGCTGAAGGCCGAGGGACGCGGGCGCGACATGCGCCTCGCCTTCCGCCTCAACACGGACGAGCTCGTCGCCGCCGGTCCCGAGCATCCGTTGCGTTTTGAAGCGCATGACGAGGGTCCCCGTCCCTATCTCCACGTCCGCGGCGGGCTGGAGGCGCTGGTGGCGCGGCCGGTCTATTACGAGCTGGCGGAGATCGCGCTGGCCGGGGACGCCGATCCGCCCGGCCTGTGGAGCGACGGCGCCTTTTTCCCGCTGGAGCCGGTATGA
- a CDS encoding GNAT family N-acetyltransferase, which yields MTIIPLSTIAPDAIEALLDRAFGPNRRAKTAYRVREGLEVIPELSFAMLDEADAFVASIQCWPVALACDDGPRVAMVMVGPIAVEPTIQGGGLGQRITRHALTAADAGSGEGWDKLMLVGDPEYYARFFGFSAERTGRWRLPGPWEPRRLLARGPVPDCAGMIEPRLPVVV from the coding sequence ATGACCATCATCCCGCTCTCGACCATTGCGCCCGACGCCATCGAAGCGCTGCTCGACCGCGCCTTCGGGCCCAATCGCCGCGCGAAGACGGCCTATCGCGTGCGCGAGGGACTGGAGGTGATTCCCGAGCTGAGCTTCGCGATGCTGGACGAGGCGGACGCCTTTGTTGCCAGCATCCAATGCTGGCCGGTGGCTTTGGCCTGCGACGACGGCCCGCGCGTGGCGATGGTGATGGTCGGCCCGATCGCGGTGGAACCGACGATCCAGGGCGGCGGGCTCGGCCAGCGCATCACCCGCCACGCCCTTACCGCAGCCGATGCCGGCAGCGGCGAGGGCTGGGACAAGCTGATGTTGGTCGGCGACCCCGAATATTATGCGCGCTTCTTCGGCTTTTCCGCCGAACGCACCGGCCGCTGGCGCCTGCCCGGCCCATGGGAGCCCCGCCGCCTGCTCGCGCGCGGCCCTGTCCCCGACTGCGCCGGGATGATCGAACCGCGGCTGCCGGTAGTCGTCTGA
- a CDS encoding dihydroneopterin aldolase, which produces MNDSLTLQVHDLEVQVLTGIYSEETHLPQPLRISLDVEIDCPPHFAPDTPLSASKSYIDLRDATTRALPEGVHFKLIEGVADHIVETLFLQDRRVRRVEVKIIKLAIAERGESIGITLVRHRR; this is translated from the coding sequence ATGAACGACAGCCTCACTCTTCAGGTGCACGATCTCGAGGTCCAGGTGCTGACCGGCATCTATTCCGAAGAGACTCACCTGCCGCAGCCGCTCCGCATCTCGCTCGATGTGGAGATCGATTGTCCGCCCCATTTCGCGCCGGACACGCCGCTGTCGGCGTCGAAAAGCTATATCGACCTGCGCGACGCGACGACGCGGGCGTTGCCGGAAGGCGTACACTTCAAGCTGATCGAGGGCGTCGCCGACCATATCGTGGAGACCCTGTTCCTGCAGGACAGGCGCGTGCGGCGGGTCGAGGTGAAAATCATCAAGCTGGCGATCGCCGAGCGCGGCGAATCGATCGGCATCACGCTGGTGAGGCACCGGCGCTGA